GGTCGCAACTCTGTGAAATGGCAGGAAGGGGGCGCAGTCGGGACGGGTGTTTTTTCCGTACAATTACTATAAAATAATATTATTATCGAAATTCTTTCAGGGGGTAATTTTTTCATGAAGGTACTAATGATTAACGGCTCTCCGAATGAGAAAGGCTGCACGTTCACCGCATTGTCAGAAGTCGCGTCAACACTCGCGAAAAACGGAGTCAACTCCGAAATCTACCACATCGGGAAAAAGTCAATGCAGGGCTGTATATCGTGCTTCAAGTGCTTTAAGCTTGGGCAGTGCGTCTTCAATGACGGAGTGAATGATATTGCCTCGCGTCTTGATGAGTTCGGCGGGATTATTGTCGGCTCTCCTGTGTATTATGCCGGGCCTGCGGGGAGTCTCTGCGCGTTTCTCGACAGGCTATTCTTCTCCGGCGGGAACAAACTTGAGGGAAAGCCCGCGGCGTGTGTCGTCTCATGC
This is a stretch of genomic DNA from Synergistaceae bacterium. It encodes these proteins:
- a CDS encoding flavodoxin family protein, which translates into the protein MKVLMINGSPNEKGCTFTALSEVASTLAKNGVNSEIYHIGKKSMQGCISCFKCFKLGQCVFNDGVNDIASRLDEFGGIIVGSPVYYAGPAGSLCAFLDRLFFSGGNKLEGKPAACVVSCRRGGASAAFDRLNKYFTIRNMIVIGSQYWNQVHGNTPEEVRQDIEGLQTMRTLGENFAWILKCIEAGKNAGINYPVHEETISTNFIR